Proteins co-encoded in one Sulfurimonas sp. HSL1-2 genomic window:
- a CDS encoding cytochrome b/b6 domain-containing protein produces MKNYSLQLRVWHWANAVVVLGLLGTFFLRKTFLSWHTNSQILLDKLAGFGITVTTDQAAALAKAVRAPMWEWHIILGYVFAGLVLWRLVMIVKEGFGYAPENSHMAWVYRGYKVIYAVMAFMAVSGLVIHFYKDIGLAKDIAGSVKELHELVAWAIVAFVALHIVGVFVADNRDQKGITSKMISG; encoded by the coding sequence ATGAAAAACTATTCACTGCAACTGCGCGTCTGGCACTGGGCCAACGCCGTCGTCGTTTTGGGACTGCTGGGGACCTTTTTCCTGCGCAAGACCTTTCTGAGCTGGCATACGAATTCGCAGATCCTGCTGGACAAGCTGGCCGGGTTCGGCATCACGGTGACGACGGACCAGGCGGCCGCCCTTGCCAAGGCGGTCCGCGCGCCGATGTGGGAGTGGCACATCATCCTCGGCTACGTTTTCGCCGGCCTCGTCCTGTGGCGGCTGGTGATGATTGTCAAAGAGGGGTTCGGCTACGCGCCGGAGAATAGCCACATGGCGTGGGTCTATAGAGGCTACAAGGTGATCTATGCCGTGATGGCGTTTATGGCCGTCAGCGGGCTGGTCATCCACTTTTACAAGGATATCGGTCTGGCCAAGGACATTGCGGGGTCCGTCAAAGAGCTGCACGAACTTGTCGCCTGGGCCATTGTCGCCTTTGTCGCCCTGCATATCGTCGGGGTCTTCGTCGCCGACAACCGCGACCAGAAGGGGATCACCTCGAAGATGATCTCGGGCTGA